The window TGGAGAGAAATAGTTAAATTTTACTCATTATCCATGCATTGAAGTTGAACGATAAACTTGTCAAAAATACTTATAATCGAAAGGATAAAATAGACTAAAAAAATTTCTCCATATAGAAACTTTTATATGTAACTAGTAAATAACGCGTAAGATGCACGTGAAAATCACACCcgaaaaaattatagttttaacttaattttataAACTTGGAATAATCATTCCAATATTTTTATATctatattctttttatattcacATTGTAATGAGTGGAAAATAAATTTATTCAGTAAAGAGACAATTGTGTCATATTTCAaatgtattttgaatttgatttgtttGCACAATTCAAATTCCATATCTTAACATCTTAAGCTTATATGTTACAAACTTAAccatttaatttatatatatccAAATAAAGTGGAAGATTGAAAGGTTGTTAAGTAGTGTAATAACATATAACATTATGTAATATATATCAGCCATGGAAGATGGAAAAGTTACATTATGGTCCTAATAACATATAGCATTAACTAATATCGGTTATGGaatcaaaacattttttttaataaagagatGAAAAGCTATTGAAGTGAGTAACTTCTATATTGTTGAATGTGAAAATGACCACAAGTTGCCATTAAAGACTaagaaaaaaagttataatGAAAGGATAAAACATCCGCCAAAAtcatatttattttgaaattatgaaattGTAAATATGAAatcataactttttttttaatgattttgtaggtaaaagaattaaaaagaaaaactttaacATTCCTTGTTTTACacattttattttcctttatgtatacttaataaattccaacaatagttacattgttttaacaaaatcaaagtataagtcactcaaccatttcattaataaaatggctttaataaaaaaattaaatgaagaaaaaaacatgagcAAGATTCTCATTGTTACACTACAAAATTTTCTCAATATTACatgatttaaacataaagagcaTAGACATATGTAAATATCAACTACGAAGTCGGTAGTTCAAGTTTTCCCAACTTATattgtgtactaaaaagaaacTTATAAATGAATGAATATACACAATCTTGCATACTTCTAtataaaaatatagaaaaaaaaagaatagaaaaacatGATTTGATTTATTCTTCATCCATAACATTTTGTTGTGACTTGTGAACatgaatgagaaaaaaaaagagatatttatacccaaagatttgaaaagaaagaatttgaaaggtcgaaaaaaatataaaagatttaatATAAAAGAGAATATGAATAGTTGAGAGAAATGAGACAATAATgacaataattaatttcaaattgaaaaataaagttataagaaaaagaaaagaatttgaaaggttgaatatatatatatatatatatatatataagtaataTGAGAAGAGAATGTGAATAGTCGAGAGAAATGAGACggtaattaataattaatttagaattaaaaaataaaattaaaagtcaaattacaataaaatcaaagtaaaaaacaaaaaaatggacTAAAAGGAAGGATAagattaaaaacaaaaagtttcTCACTTTCATCCTTTTATATATACCATAGATATAGATCATAATCACTTTTCAACGATCTTACTCTCGTATATATTATATCTTAGGCATCTATAAAACTTTAAACAAAAAGTGGCTTGACACACTCTCTAGTAACTTTAATCTTttcatttttggtattttcatatattctccttttttgttggacaatattgactttaattttctttctttaaaactTTTCAAACCATTAttcgaaaagaaaaaaaaaagttgaggCACTTTTTTGTGTATAGAATAACTTGACCTACTTTAAAGACAATTTTCAATAAACATGGCTTAGAATTGTTTATCTTAAAATTTATGTGTCTCATGTTTCTAAATTTTGCttcaattttcttattttcGAGACTTTTTGTTGTCACCACAATTTTAGCATTTCTTTCAAATTCGTCTGACCTtcttaactctttttttttttttttatctctctcTAACTTCATTTATGCATGTTTTGAAATACTTTCACAATTTATTACTAATTAAATAGTTACCTCTCTCTAAttctttttcttatatataatggatggatgaaattaaataatgtaACTTATCAATTGACACTTTCATTGGAACAATCATGTCCCatccaataataataaatagccTAAAAGACACAATGATGTATCTCatccaaaaaaaagaaagaaaaagcaaagagatattttttttaaatatagaggtaagatttctttttaatataatttggGGTGGGGTTTCTTAAAATAGTATGTAAcgcggaaaaaaaaaaagataatttaaatttaattatcttgatttggtttaatttaattatgttggAATTATTAGGTGTTGATTGAGATATTTGTTGAGAATAATTGATGTtagaatttattaaatatttttagatgaatTTTTAACTAATTATGAAATTGAGATTTTTGGTGTTGATTTAGGACTTGATTTTGGATGGAGAGGTAAGGATTATggttaattataattaaatatatataattaactttTGGAAGAGAAATAATTATGTtatggataatataattattaaagataatatatagTAATTTTTGGAAAGAGAAAAGTGATGTGATGGGAGATTATAGTAAAAGGTGAATGTTTGGTGTTAATAAGGATAGAGAAGAAGTTGATTTGTTATTCccgaaaaggaaaaatatataataataataataataataataatattattattattattattatttaaatagtCTCCTCGATTCCTGTGCACTATTCATTATCTTCGacctttcttcttcctcatgtTGTAACCCTAGCTTCCACACACCTTGACCTCTGCCGGTCATCGTTGTCTCTCTGTCTCGTCTGAAGCCCAGCCATACGAGGAACACGTCGTCGCGAAGCCAAGCACCACAACGCCTCGTACCTACGTTTTCGAGCCGTCGTTCTCCGTTCGAGTGTTTGCCCCGTCGCACTCCACGCCGCGTTACAATTTTACATTTAGTAACATAAAATTGTTCTAATCCATGAAATTTTTACAATATAATAGAAATGTTGACTTAACAGTGAAAATGTAACATACCATGAACATAAAAGATATAAaactagaaagaaagaaaaaattttaGATAGCTGATAGCGTGAAATTACAACCATAAAAGCAAAATATGGGTAGACTATCACTTTGAACAAGGATCACAAAAACGCAATCTTATGGATAGAAAATGTATATTGAGAGTATAATCAGGAGTAAAATAAGTAGAGAATATTGGTTGTGGCAGAATCATGAGGATGGAGTTTAGTGCGTTTTGAAATGAGATGGTGCAGGTCGAAGCCAAGCTCGACCTCCAATGATGTCTTTGGTGAAGAGTTTTGTAGCCTCATCTGTCGACAAACTACGTGACCATACCACTCTTTTGGCTCTGTTTGCTCCGGGCCCATAACATTTGTATTCCCCGTACGACACCGTTCTGCGTACGTGTGCATGGTTTcacaaaaattaataattttttcacTTCGTATGTATACTAGAGattcttaatttaataatttttcacATACTACAGTAGAGTTTCTTTATGGTGGATtgtaatatattatattatattaccTTTGCTTGGTTGGATCTCCCCAATCATTCCAACCCTCAGGTTCAACAACATTGGACATGTAAGTGTAGCCAAACACAACTTTAGAGAAATCCCCCCATGGCCGTCCAAGAAACATGGAACCACTCCCTGTTATTTTTCCTCCCAAGAACACGAACCCTGTGTTTTCCTCCGCCGTATTCCGATGTTGTGCTGTCATCGCCCCACCTCTATCCGACGTCGAATGCAAATGGCATCTCTACACAATCCACAACTAATAAAACTTCCATACATATTCCTTAACTTAACTAATATGTCTCTATACTTTTTATGAAATCATCCAATTGAAACTTTTATCTTTAAAATGCAGTTTTCTAAAGAAAGGTTTGAAAGtgattttaaaatagttaatCAAACTCACTTTtatctaaattaattttaaatatgtatGAAAAATGTATTTAAAGGACGTAtaacttaaattaaaaattaaattgctttttaatcaaaatatttactaatAGACTTAGTGATGGAAAAAAGACCTCATAGAGAGAAGCGGCGTTTCCGCAAATGAAATCGGTGGCTCCTTCGATGTAACAATTATTGAAGTAATGTCTTCCAGAGTCGTCCAAAAGGGTATCTTGAAAGGAGATGATCCGGCAGCCGTAAAAGGCGGCTCTATCGGCGGAAACCCTTAGAGCCACCGCAATGCCGGAGGTGCCAAAGGTGTTTTTGATGGTCAGAAAACGACCGACAAAGTCCGAAGCAAAGATAGATACGACCGGAGATTGAAGTAAATCTCTTCCTTGGTTCCATGTGATGATTGTATCGGAGGCCTTGCTGCCGCTTATTGTTATGTATGGCTTGTCCTCCGGAACCACTATTTTCTCTCTACTCAATATTTATTATCAACACGccccaaaaaagaaaattatgttGCCATTGCTTTCTAACTAAAACTAtcacatatattttttaaaaataaaattctttgGAACGATAGAATTTGCtgtaaatatttattaatataacaaaaatttcagAATATATCGATATTAGAAACAGATAGACACATATActattagtgtctatcaatagattttaatttttttttattatttataaatattttagttcatgtTAATAGCAAAATTATTCAAGTGCGGTTAATTTAGGTCATGTAATTTAATTCGGTAACCAtctcattttgaattttttgaaaattaaatctatttttttcaCATCTTCTTGTTATGGTTTACATATTTACTAAGTAAGAGTTTAGTTCTTAACCAAATccaaaaataaaagtaaatttttaaaaagtacttttttttgttttcaaattttttatttttttttttaaatattggtGAAAGTAGATAATCAAATGAAGAAATTTAGAGAGTAAGTAGGACGTGTTCGTATTTTATaggcttaattttaaaaaaatcaatttgtGGTATTAGGGTTTGGAGAATAATTAATAATGAGAGAAAGTTATGATAGAACATTGTAGAGTCAAATTCTATAATTATTGTGAAATACACACAAGCAACCTATGAACTACAAGATTGttgaaataaaagataattgaaCAATTGGGATTTGGAATTACCTTTCTAActcaaataaaatcaaaaccaTAATACAATAATGAGATTAACAAAGTTTTTGTTGAGTCTTGACCAAAAAGTTTATGTGGATAGTTTAAGTGTGATCATTACAATATCTTACGGTTTCAATATTTGATCAATTATAACATTATTTCTTACAAGTTAGACCGAGATTTGTTCTTTTTACATATTTCGATCATTATTCGCTTGTAatctttttgttttaaaaaaaatgttttttaatataccaaaataagttaaaatatttccaaaatttaaccaaattttaGAGTCTACCAATTATTAGACactaataaaaaaacttattcatT is drawn from Cucumis melo cultivar AY chromosome 11, USDA_Cmelo_AY_1.0, whole genome shotgun sequence and contains these coding sequences:
- the LOC103499678 gene encoding putative pectinesterase 11; its protein translation is MNGPRDKRTARLIRVDGSGNGDFKKIQQAIDSVPSQNNELVFIWVKPGTYREKIVVPEDKPYITISGSKASDTIITWNQGRDLLQSPVVSIFASDFVGRFLTIKNTFGTSGIAVALRVSADRAAFYGCRIISFQDTLLDDSGRHYFNNCYIEGATDFICGNAASLYERCHLHSTSDRGGAMTAQHRNTAEENTGFVFLGGKITGSGSMFLGRPWGDFSKVVFGYTYMSNVVEPEGWNDWGDPTKQRTVSYGEYKCYGPGANRAKRVVWSRSLSTDEATKLFTKDIIGGRAWLRPAPSHFKTH